One segment of Buteo buteo chromosome 6, bButBut1.hap1.1, whole genome shotgun sequence DNA contains the following:
- the LYSET gene encoding lysosomal enzyme trafficking factor isoform X1 gives MQLLILTSSGSMRLTVTEFRQVLEHPLHKQTVQTSLWCTSVNCTCRAWRMMNFRQRMGWIGVGLYLLASAAAFYYVFEINETYNKLALEHIQQHPKEPQEGTTWTHSLKVRLLSLPFWLWTIIFLIPYLQMFLFLYSCTRADPKTVGYCIIPICLAVICNRHQTFVKASNQISRLQLIDT, from the exons ATGCAGTTACTGATTTTAACTAGCTCAGGAAGTATGCGCTTAACAGTTACTGAATTCAGGCAAGTGTTGGAACACCCTCTGCACAAGCAAACTGTCCAAACATCATTGTGGTGCACATCAGTTAACTGCAC GTGCAGAGCATGGAGAATGATGAACTTCCGCCAGAGGATGGGATGGATTGGTGTGGGGTTGTACTTGTTAGCAAGTGCTGCAGCTTTTTATTACGTCTTTGAAATCAATGAGACTTACAACAAACTAGCACTGGAGCACATTCAGCAACACCCCAAGGAACCACAGGAAGGAACCACATGGACGCACTCCTTAAAAGTACGACTGCTATCCTTGCCTTTTTGGCTGTGGactataatatttttaataccatATTTACAGATGTTCTTGTTCCTCTATTCCTGTACAAGAGCTGACCCCAAAACTGTTGGGTATTGCATCATTCCTATCTGCTTGGCTGTTATTTGCAATCGTCATCAAACATTTGTGAAGGCCTCAAATCAGATCAGTAGATTACAACTGATTGACACTTAG
- the LYSET gene encoding lysosomal enzyme trafficking factor isoform X2: MMNFRQRMGWIGVGLYLLASAAAFYYVFEINETYNKLALEHIQQHPKEPQEGTTWTHSLKVRLLSLPFWLWTIIFLIPYLQMFLFLYSCTRADPKTVGYCIIPICLAVICNRHQTFVKASNQISRLQLIDT; encoded by the coding sequence ATGATGAACTTCCGCCAGAGGATGGGATGGATTGGTGTGGGGTTGTACTTGTTAGCAAGTGCTGCAGCTTTTTATTACGTCTTTGAAATCAATGAGACTTACAACAAACTAGCACTGGAGCACATTCAGCAACACCCCAAGGAACCACAGGAAGGAACCACATGGACGCACTCCTTAAAAGTACGACTGCTATCCTTGCCTTTTTGGCTGTGGactataatatttttaataccatATTTACAGATGTTCTTGTTCCTCTATTCCTGTACAAGAGCTGACCCCAAAACTGTTGGGTATTGCATCATTCCTATCTGCTTGGCTGTTATTTGCAATCGTCATCAAACATTTGTGAAGGCCTCAAATCAGATCAGTAGATTACAACTGATTGACACTTAG
- the GON7 gene encoding EKC/KEOPS complex subunit GON7, which yields MELVAELRDRDGRTRSVRVPCPVEEGEGGQLRGLRRGLAELQERVAELLAPLVQEEREAAGGGGPRGDVEDEEDDEDEEDDEEDEGENNVDTKASADDPPPKRTKVEQPR from the exons ATGGAGCTGGTGGCGGAGCTGAGGGACCGCGACGGGCGGACGCGGTCGGTGCGGGTGCCGTGCCCGGTGGAGGAGGGCGAGGGCGGCCAGCTGCgcgggctgcggcggggccTGGCCGAGCTGCAGGAGCGGGTGGCGGAGCTGCTGGCGCCGCTGgtgcaggaggagagagaggcggcgggcggcggcgggccgcggG GTGATGTCGAGGACGAGGAGGATGATGAGGACGAGGAGGATGACGAGGAGGATGAAGGCGAAAACAACGTTGACACGAAAGCGAGCGCCGACGACCCCCCTCCGAAGCGGACGAAAGTCGAGCAGCCCCGCTGA